The DNA segment GAGCAAAGAGGGATAAGAGAAGGAAATTCAGATATTGCTCTTTGAATACTGATATGAAGTATGCAAGTGTTGGTCAATCCGGCCTAGAGAATGCTAGTAACTTCCCTCTGCTGTCGAATGTGCTTGCGAACCCAACTGCAGGAGGAGAAGTAGCCGTTTCATCGGAGAAGAAGGTCTATGATGTGGTGCTGAAGCAAGCATCTCTGGTCAAGAGGAAGCTGAGCTCAACCACTGAACTTGAGATGAAGCCAGATATTGCCATGCCAGGGAACTTGGGCTTGTTGACCGAAGCTTATAGCCGCTGCGGAGAAGTTTGTGCAGAATATGCTAAGACATTTTACTTGGGTTAGCTTTCTATTATCTTTCCTTCAAGTGAggctttaaagttttaaacttttaatttggGATTGCAGCATGGTTTGAGTCCAATTTTTACATGGGAGTTTTATCTTTCAGGAACTCTCCTGATGACTCCTGAAAGGCGAAAAGCTATCTGGGCGATATACGGTGAGTGATCATGCTCATTTGGCTTGTATATGATCTCTTTCTCTGTATTTAGATTCTAttcctttttcccttttttcgatataaaaataaaatcatagtcTCTTGTAAGTTGATTAAAAACTGAGCATAACTGGACCTCTAAAGAATTACACTGGGAAACTTATTTGTAGTTTGCATCGCCCGAGCAAATATGAAGTTTCCACTTCCATCTAAGACAATCGGAACTTTCTGATCTTTAATATGATGTGTTGCTTCTTGCCTTTTCAGTGTGGTGTAGGAGAACAGATGAACTTGTTGATGGTCCCAATGCTTCACATATTACACCAAGTGCATTGGATAGGTGGGAAGCAAGATTGGAAGAGCTTTTCCAAGGCCGTCCATTCGATATGCTCGATGCTGCTTTATCTGATACTGTTTCCAATTTTCCCGTTGATATTCAGGTACGGTGTGGGATTCTGTTGAGCAAAGGAGAAAATTGCATGAAAATCATTGTCTTTTCATAATGTATTGGCTGTGGAAGAATTTTTAGCCCTGCATCATGCTTTGGCTTTCCAGTAAAATTTCATTAAATCCTTAATATTCTTGTCTTTGGTTTATAGCATTCCTTCATTTACTTATTCATTTATGAGGATTAACTCTACATGCTTTATATTCTTTCATCCGCAACAAAGTTCAAACCTCAAGCTAGCTTTGAGGACTTAATTTCCAATATTTCCTTTGCTTCAACACAGCCATTCAAAGACATGATTGAAGGAATGAGAATGGATCTTCGGAAGTCTCGATACAAGAACTTTGACGAACTATATCTCTACTGTTATTATGTTGCCGGCACAGTCGGTTTAATGAGTGTTCCAGTCATGGGAATTTCGCCAGATTCACAAGCCACGACGGAAAGTGTATATAATGCTGCCTTGGCTCTtggcattgcaaatca comes from the Arachis duranensis cultivar V14167 chromosome 7, aradu.V14167.gnm2.J7QH, whole genome shotgun sequence genome and includes:
- the LOC107458042 gene encoding phytoene synthase 2, chloroplastic, coding for MSMALQWVVTSTSLEVSSSMGFLDSVRDMRLLDSSKFMSRDFGSIRAKRDKRRKFRYCSLNTDMKYASVGQSGLENASNFPLLSNVLANPTAGGEVAVSSEKKVYDVVLKQASLVKRKLSSTTELEMKPDIAMPGNLGLLTEAYSRCGEVCAEYAKTFYLGTLLMTPERRKAIWAIYVWCRRTDELVDGPNASHITPSALDRWEARLEELFQGRPFDMLDAALSDTVSNFPVDIQPFKDMIEGMRMDLRKSRYKNFDELYLYCYYVAGTVGLMSVPVMGISPDSQATTESVYNAALALGIANQLTNILRDVGEDASRGRVYLPQDELAQAGLSDEDIFAGKVTDKWRNFMKSQIKRARMFFDEAEKGVTELNEASRWPVWASLLLYRQILDEIEANDYNNFTKRAYVSKAKKLFSLPTAYARSMVPPSRKLSPVMKA